A genomic window from Nitrospinaceae bacterium includes:
- a CDS encoding MFS transporter, which translates to MSGDSQSKNTQQAPWGARDYFDLTVLGAAHGFSDGFGNMLVPVLALIVADLGLSPLEAGTLLSSFSLATFIFLYPLSMLADYTGRKKAIVIAGLGVAAVSFILMGWTQSFTALLALSFLAGVGNSTYHPCGTALTAERFAAHRSFAISWHGMGGNIGTSLMPLIQAAVAAVASWRVAVIACAAPALALLPIVGLRFHGKSVGEAAPQAGQGIRAMLVRVLKNRNVILLALVYTLRGIGTKGMIGFLPLIASQKLGMDTAQIGLAVSLYFAAGAVSKPFMGYLYSRWGPRAALIFPLVAAGALSIAVPFARWEMALILISMMAGMFSFVSPIILTATADLCEPEVLASSIGVIYTLHGLSFIAPLVGGWLAESYDMDVSFYFFGLVTFSGIFVAMKLPGKEVIDNLRQNGGR; encoded by the coding sequence GTGAGCGGTGATAGTCAGAGCAAAAATACGCAGCAGGCTCCATGGGGGGCGCGCGATTATTTCGATTTGACGGTTCTCGGAGCCGCGCACGGGTTTAGCGACGGCTTCGGCAACATGCTCGTCCCGGTGCTGGCGCTCATCGTGGCAGACCTGGGCTTGAGCCCCCTTGAGGCGGGAACCCTTCTTAGCTCATTTAGCCTTGCCACGTTCATTTTCCTCTACCCACTCTCGATGCTGGCCGACTATACAGGCCGAAAAAAAGCCATCGTCATCGCGGGGTTGGGCGTGGCTGCCGTTTCGTTCATCTTGATGGGTTGGACCCAGAGCTTCACTGCCTTGTTGGCGCTCTCATTTCTGGCGGGGGTGGGCAATTCTACCTACCACCCTTGCGGGACCGCGCTCACCGCTGAGCGATTTGCCGCGCATCGCTCGTTCGCCATCTCCTGGCACGGGATGGGGGGAAACATTGGGACGAGCCTGATGCCGCTGATTCAGGCGGCGGTTGCCGCCGTGGCCAGCTGGCGGGTGGCCGTTATTGCATGCGCTGCCCCTGCGCTGGCCCTGCTTCCGATAGTTGGACTTCGGTTTCACGGAAAATCCGTGGGCGAGGCTGCTCCTCAAGCGGGGCAGGGAATACGCGCCATGTTGGTCCGCGTATTAAAGAACCGCAACGTCATTCTCCTTGCGCTGGTCTACACCTTAAGAGGGATCGGCACGAAGGGGATGATAGGATTCCTTCCTCTGATAGCCTCACAAAAATTAGGAATGGACACGGCGCAGATAGGACTGGCCGTCTCGCTCTATTTCGCGGCGGGGGCGGTGTCCAAGCCCTTCATGGGCTATCTGTATTCCAGATGGGGGCCGCGTGCGGCGCTGATTTTTCCGCTAGTCGCGGCGGGGGCACTCTCTATTGCCGTGCCGTTTGCGAGGTGGGAGATGGCGCTGATTTTGATTTCCATGATGGCGGGCATGTTTAGTTTTGTTAGTCCTATCATTCTTACGGCGACGGCCGATTTGTGCGAGCCCGAGGTGCTTGCCTCCTCGATCGGGGTAATTTATACGCTTCATGGCTTGAGCTTCATCGCCCCGCTCGTGGGAGGATGGTTGGCGGAGAGCTATGATATGGATGTGAGTTTTTATTTTTTCGGTCTTGTGACCTTCTCGGGTATTTTCGTGGCGATGAAGCTACCCGGCAAGGAAGTCATCGATAATTTGAGGCAAAATGGAGGGAGATAG
- a CDS encoding ABC transporter substrate-binding protein, which translates to MRKFKNLLSAVAVLAILLGFGAAPASAVETIVLGMPVKPPPMVHLPVYYAIDKGIFKLNGLNVKVKFFRGGVATYRAAVSGKSALDAAWVPAPIGMTGIAKGSGHKFFHSMAFLFEAQLGVAPGINTVKDLRGKTIGIEGRGGYSHTGALAVLGPNGLGDKDVKYIKTPPPARVPFLTKKKADAVLIHVEQVLLAKKLRPGVKAVASLWTYRPKYFYGAFMAHQDNLKAKRDAYVRFSVAMMQANRSIYKDKAGFLETADKWMKKVYKKHGGLLSQTYDTFVKARIWAVNNGMPKATVDWTNAFNKKRGKYKKGTPSYSDLIDTGIAADALKRVGGAIGKSEK; encoded by the coding sequence ATGAGAAAATTTAAAAACCTGCTGTCTGCTGTCGCCGTCTTGGCCATACTGCTTGGCTTTGGAGCGGCTCCGGCCAGTGCTGTCGAAACAATTGTGTTGGGTATGCCCGTCAAGCCGCCCCCCATGGTTCACCTGCCGGTCTACTATGCGATCGACAAGGGGATTTTTAAGCTCAATGGCCTTAACGTGAAGGTTAAATTCTTCCGTGGCGGTGTTGCCACCTACCGGGCGGCAGTCAGTGGCAAGAGTGCTCTGGACGCCGCCTGGGTTCCTGCACCGATTGGGATGACGGGCATAGCCAAAGGCAGCGGGCATAAATTCTTCCATTCGATGGCATTTTTGTTTGAAGCGCAGTTGGGTGTTGCCCCCGGCATTAACACCGTTAAAGACCTTCGCGGCAAAACGATTGGCATCGAGGGGCGCGGCGGCTACAGCCACACGGGTGCCTTGGCCGTTCTCGGGCCTAACGGACTAGGCGACAAGGATGTGAAGTATATCAAGACACCGCCCCCGGCCCGCGTGCCTTTCTTGACGAAGAAAAAGGCTGACGCCGTGCTCATCCATGTCGAGCAGGTACTTCTGGCTAAAAAGCTCCGCCCCGGCGTCAAGGCAGTGGCGAGTCTTTGGACCTACCGCCCCAAGTATTTCTATGGCGCATTCATGGCTCATCAGGACAACTTGAAAGCCAAACGAGACGCTTATGTTCGCTTCTCGGTGGCGATGATGCAGGCGAACCGCTCCATTTATAAAGATAAGGCCGGCTTCCTTGAGACGGCGGACAAATGGATGAAGAAAGTTTATAAAAAGCATGGTGGCCTCCTGAGCCAGACCTACGATACGTTCGTTAAGGCCCGTATCTGGGCGGTTAACAACGGCATGCCGAAGGCAACCGTTGATTGGACAAACGCGTTCAACAAAAAACGCGGCAAATACAAGAAGGGCACCCCCAGCTACTCGGACCTCATCGACACAGGCATTGCTGCCGATGCGCTCAAGAGAGTGGGCGGGGCTATCGGAAAATCTGAGAAATAG
- a CDS encoding RidA family protein translates to MAREYFKGTWHEDRSFSQAVATRGGRTVWLAGVGMWRDKDGNLLAGDFEAQVRASFAQIEETLGRTGGKLADIVTMTVFILDVRHGNEFVELRKEYFSDGFPGSALITVAGFAKPEMMVEIQAIAVVGDE, encoded by the coding sequence ATGGCCCGTGAATATTTCAAGGGAACTTGGCATGAGGATCGCTCTTTCTCTCAGGCGGTGGCGACGCGGGGAGGGCGGACGGTTTGGCTGGCTGGCGTCGGTATGTGGCGCGACAAAGACGGAAATTTGCTGGCCGGAGATTTTGAGGCCCAAGTGCGCGCCTCATTTGCCCAAATTGAGGAAACACTAGGGCGCACCGGCGGGAAGCTTGCCGACATCGTCACCATGACGGTGTTCATCCTGGATGTGCGGCACGGCAATGAATTTGTCGAGCTTAGAAAAGAGTATTTTTCAGACGGGTTTCCAGGTAGCGCATTAATAACCGTGGCGGGTTTTGCAAAGCCCGAGATGATGGTGGAGATTCAGGCCATCGCCGTGGTTGGAGACGAGTAG
- a CDS encoding bifunctional aldolase/short-chain dehydrogenase — MISLWNESESATFDGGLALRVYASRLLGEDPSLVLHGGGNTSVKVREKNLFGEEQEVLYVKGTGQNLAVIEESGFTPVRRDALLKLLELADLPDADLKNELSLLVMRADALAPSIETFLHAIFPHQYVDHTHSDAVLAISNTDDGEERIREIYGGRVIIVPYTKPGFTLAKVFQQKYSEASAEIEGVVLMHHGVFSFGDSARASYEKMIELVDMAEKYLVANGAWELSSIEAKWGDVPRGALMIRMASLRKDISDAAGSPLILSARGSERCHEFARRKDVSFISQQGPATPDHVLRTRRIPMVGIDVRAYAKSYENEFKLHAPSCLVAEDMLDPAPRVVLDTELGLCSAGRSALEAAMAGDIYEQTVDLILRA, encoded by the coding sequence ATGATTAGTCTGTGGAATGAAAGCGAGTCGGCAACCTTTGATGGGGGGCTAGCATTGCGCGTTTATGCCTCGCGCCTTTTAGGGGAAGACCCTTCTCTCGTTCTTCACGGCGGCGGAAATACTTCGGTGAAGGTCCGAGAGAAAAATCTTTTTGGAGAAGAGCAAGAGGTCCTCTATGTAAAGGGCACTGGGCAAAATCTCGCCGTTATCGAGGAAAGCGGCTTTACGCCAGTGCGAAGAGATGCCTTGCTGAAATTGCTGGAGTTGGCAGATTTGCCTGATGCGGATCTGAAAAATGAATTAAGCCTTTTGGTGATGCGGGCAGATGCGCTGGCTCCTTCCATCGAAACTTTCCTGCACGCGATTTTTCCGCATCAGTATGTAGACCACACCCATTCCGATGCAGTTTTGGCCATATCGAATACCGATGATGGAGAGGAGCGAATAAGGGAAATTTATGGGGGCAGGGTAATCATCGTTCCATACACCAAACCTGGTTTCACCCTCGCCAAGGTTTTTCAACAAAAATATTCGGAAGCCAGCGCGGAAATTGAGGGTGTTGTCCTGATGCACCACGGTGTTTTCTCGTTCGGGGATTCCGCGAGAGCATCGTATGAAAAAATGATCGAACTGGTGGACATGGCCGAGAAGTATTTGGTGGCGAATGGCGCCTGGGAGTTGTCCAGCATCGAGGCCAAATGGGGCGATGTTCCACGAGGCGCATTGATGATTCGGATGGCCTCGCTCAGAAAAGATATTTCTGACGCTGCAGGATCTCCCCTCATACTTTCGGCCAGGGGTAGCGAGCGGTGTCACGAATTTGCCCGCAGGAAGGATGTGTCTTTTATTTCACAGCAGGGCCCTGCGACGCCGGACCATGTTCTTCGCACGAGGCGCATTCCGATGGTGGGCATTGATGTTAGGGCCTATGCAAAGTCGTATGAAAATGAATTTAAATTGCATGCGCCCTCCTGTCTTGTGGCGGAAGATATGCTCGACCCCGCACCCCGCGTTGTTCTTGATACGGAGCTTGGTCTTTGCTCGGCAGGTCGCTCGGCTCTTGAGGCCGCTATGGCTGGCGATATTTATGAACAGACGGTGGATCTTATTTTGCGGGC
- a CDS encoding ABC transporter substrate-binding protein translates to MRISRILLTIFVFVGLVDVQGLSQAGAADKFVLGMPVRPPIMVHLPVFYALDKGFFKKNGLDVDVQFFRGGNATHRAITSANSKLDAAVAPAALAMVGITKGSGLKFFHSMGYKLEAQIAAAPGIDNVQKLRGKTFGIEGRGGFSHLAIRSILEPAGVNDKEVKYMKTPPPARVPFLLNKKVDAVVIHVEQVLLAQKKRPGITALGSLWKLRPHQFYNAFMARSSQINKNKDAYVRFAVAMMQANRSIYKDKKGFLESAKKWLRPVYKKNFEVVGKTYDYFVKERIWAVNSGMPKKSIEWTAKFLKNLKKIKSAIPPADSFIAKDVVKATIGKVGEVLPSER, encoded by the coding sequence ATGAGAATTTCGCGTATTTTGCTGACGATATTTGTGTTCGTGGGGTTGGTCGATGTCCAGGGGCTGAGCCAGGCCGGGGCGGCGGATAAATTTGTTTTGGGGATGCCTGTCCGTCCTCCTATCATGGTTCACCTTCCTGTTTTCTATGCACTCGACAAGGGATTTTTCAAGAAAAATGGCCTCGACGTTGATGTGCAATTCTTTCGCGGAGGCAATGCCACCCACCGTGCGATCACGAGCGCGAACTCTAAGTTAGATGCTGCTGTTGCCCCTGCAGCTCTTGCGATGGTGGGTATTACGAAGGGTAGCGGTCTGAAGTTTTTTCATTCAATGGGCTACAAGTTGGAAGCGCAAATCGCCGCCGCTCCCGGCATCGATAATGTGCAAAAGCTAAGAGGCAAGACTTTTGGTATCGAGGGACGGGGAGGATTTAGCCATCTTGCCATCCGCTCGATTTTGGAGCCTGCGGGCGTTAACGATAAAGAAGTGAAGTACATGAAAACGCCGCCGCCGGCCCGCGTCCCCTTCCTTCTTAATAAGAAGGTTGACGCCGTCGTCATCCACGTTGAGCAGGTTCTGCTGGCCCAGAAAAAACGACCGGGCATCACGGCCCTTGGCAGCCTCTGGAAGCTACGACCTCATCAATTCTATAACGCCTTTATGGCTCGCTCCTCTCAAATAAATAAAAACAAGGACGCCTATGTCCGCTTTGCGGTTGCGATGATGCAGGCAAATCGCTCGATATACAAAGACAAAAAGGGATTCTTGGAATCCGCGAAAAAATGGTTGCGCCCCGTCTATAAGAAGAATTTCGAGGTAGTTGGCAAAACCTATGACTATTTCGTAAAAGAGCGCATCTGGGCAGTGAACAGCGGTATGCCGAAAAAATCAATTGAGTGGACCGCCAAATTTCTGAAAAATTTAAAGAAAATAAAATCGGCGATTCCCCCGGCGGACTCCTTCATCGCCAAGGATGTCGTCAAGGCAACGATCGGTAAAGTGGGTGAGGTGTTGCCCTCGGAAAGATAA
- a CDS encoding prolyl oligopeptidase family serine peptidase, whose protein sequence is MECHTRALPDLRPRGERVEIPFEDTTLPAIFRLPAHAAGAPRGAPVVILIAGLDSTKEEFYTLEAEIHLRGLATLAFDGPAQGERSAMVLRPDFEVAVSSVVDYLCADSRVNAARIGALGVSSGGYYAPRSHAADSRLAATVGVAGFYDLAECWGDLPALTRQGFSVSFGNLAENEAAERAKEVTLRGRLAGLDRPLLLIHGEKDRLCPVSHAQRMVEEAGGQAELVVYPEGVHVCNNIPFLWRPLAADWLAEKLSS, encoded by the coding sequence GTGGAATGCCATACCCGTGCGCTACCCGATTTGCGTCCGCGAGGCGAGCGGGTGGAGATTCCGTTCGAGGATACGACGCTGCCTGCAATTTTTCGGCTCCCGGCCCATGCCGCAGGCGCCCCCAGAGGAGCCCCGGTTGTTATCTTGATTGCGGGCCTGGATTCAACAAAGGAGGAATTTTATACCCTCGAGGCCGAGATTCATCTTCGCGGGCTGGCGACGCTGGCTTTTGATGGTCCGGCGCAGGGCGAGCGATCGGCGATGGTTCTGCGTCCTGATTTTGAGGTGGCTGTTTCGAGTGTGGTGGACTATCTGTGTGCCGATTCGCGTGTGAATGCTGCCAGGATAGGTGCCCTCGGGGTGAGTAGCGGAGGCTACTATGCACCCCGCTCGCATGCGGCCGATAGCCGTCTTGCTGCGACCGTTGGGGTGGCAGGATTCTACGATTTGGCCGAATGCTGGGGAGATCTGCCGGCGCTCACGCGGCAGGGTTTTTCTGTCTCATTTGGAAATCTTGCTGAGAATGAAGCCGCCGAACGGGCCAAAGAGGTGACGCTGCGCGGCAGGCTGGCAGGATTGGACAGGCCACTGCTGCTCATACACGGGGAAAAAGATAGGCTCTGCCCAGTGTCGCATGCGCAGCGAATGGTCGAAGAGGCGGGAGGCCAGGCCGAGCTTGTCGTTTATCCTGAAGGCGTGCACGTATGCAATAATATTCCGTTTCTCTGGCGCCCCCTGGCGGCGGACTGGCTGGCGGAAAAACTGTCCTCGTGA
- a CDS encoding ABC transporter ATP-binding protein produces the protein MAESVNGKDVWLHLRGVHKYYGELHVLDSIDIEVHEEEIVTILGPSGCGKTTLLRILNGLIAHDSGDVLYKGEMVQGPRPEMAMVFQHFGLFPWKRLSQNIGYGLSLQGRPKEEIDKLVEHYTGLVGLEGFENNYPSELSGGMQQRAGLARALATQADVLLLDEPFGALDALTREQLQEELLKINEAEPKAMIFITHSIDEALLLGDRVLVMTPRPGEIRFEMDTGFGRGRDLEEIRGSNRFQELRHYIWELLRNPEREPGPIPSGDVVAEGSTK, from the coding sequence ATGGCTGAATCAGTAAACGGAAAAGATGTCTGGCTCCATCTTAGGGGCGTCCATAAATATTATGGCGAACTTCATGTGCTCGACTCTATCGATATCGAAGTACACGAGGAGGAAATAGTCACAATTCTCGGGCCGAGTGGTTGCGGCAAGACGACGCTCTTGAGAATACTGAACGGCCTCATTGCGCACGATTCAGGCGATGTTCTCTACAAGGGCGAGATGGTTCAAGGACCTCGACCAGAAATGGCGATGGTTTTCCAACATTTCGGTCTCTTCCCCTGGAAGCGATTGAGTCAAAACATTGGCTACGGATTGAGCTTGCAGGGTCGTCCAAAAGAGGAAATCGATAAGCTGGTGGAGCACTACACCGGACTCGTCGGCCTTGAGGGCTTCGAGAATAACTATCCCTCCGAGCTTTCGGGTGGTATGCAGCAGCGAGCAGGCCTTGCCCGGGCGCTGGCCACACAAGCCGACGTTCTTTTGCTTGATGAGCCCTTTGGCGCGCTCGACGCTCTGACGAGGGAGCAACTCCAGGAAGAGCTTCTCAAGATTAACGAGGCCGAGCCCAAGGCAATGATTTTCATCACCCACAGTATTGACGAGGCGCTTTTGCTCGGCGACCGGGTGTTGGTGATGACGCCCCGGCCCGGCGAAATACGCTTTGAGATGGACACAGGCTTCGGGCGCGGTCGCGATCTTGAGGAAATTCGCGGGAGCAACCGCTTTCAGGAGTTGCGGCATTATATCTGGGAGCTTCTTCGGAACCCGGAGAGGGAACCCGGTCCGATTCCTTCTGGTGATGTAGTGGCAGAGGGGAGCACGAAATGA
- a CDS encoding methyltransferase domain-containing protein, with protein MKSYVRDRYAHLAADDAFPKGGDGRASEAGYPAEWLDDLPARVSGAYCGCGYALDGVDISGVRLAVDLGCGAGLDSRLLAERIDKGGWVLAFDMALPMLQRVREAAGGLPVRPAAGDIECLPFADNSADLVLANASLNLLVDKGAALEEIRRILRPGAKLIARELVRVGELPVEIAKDPQAWNASLGGVLEEEEWLRLLAEAGFEDASISDHRPFRPVVAVRIEAVKPC; from the coding sequence GTGAAATCCTATGTGAGGGATCGCTACGCCCATTTGGCCGCTGATGATGCGTTCCCAAAGGGCGGCGACGGCAGGGCGAGTGAGGCGGGTTATCCGGCTGAGTGGTTGGACGATCTTCCCGCTCGTGTGTCCGGGGCCTATTGCGGTTGCGGTTATGCCCTTGACGGGGTGGACATCTCGGGTGTTCGTCTTGCTGTGGACCTGGGTTGTGGTGCGGGTCTCGATTCGCGTTTGTTGGCGGAAAGAATTGATAAGGGCGGGTGGGTTCTGGCCTTCGATATGGCCTTGCCCATGCTTCAAAGGGTGAGGGAGGCTGCTGGTGGGCTGCCTGTTCGCCCGGCAGCTGGGGATATCGAGTGCTTGCCCTTCGCCGATAATTCCGCCGATCTGGTTTTGGCCAACGCCTCGCTCAACCTTCTTGTGGACAAGGGGGCGGCGCTTGAGGAGATTAGACGTATTCTTCGGCCCGGGGCCAAGCTCATCGCAAGAGAGTTGGTGCGCGTGGGAGAGTTGCCCGTGGAGATTGCCAAGGATCCTCAGGCGTGGAACGCCTCGCTGGGTGGTGTGCTTGAGGAGGAGGAGTGGTTGAGGCTATTGGCCGAGGCCGGATTTGAGGATGCCTCAATATCAGACCATCGCCCATTTCGTCCCGTTGTGGCCGTGCGTATCGAGGCAGTAAAACCTTGTTAA
- a CDS encoding helix-turn-helix transcriptional regulator — protein sequence MPIHDPEVFCVDCPGRKILARLMSKWTGLVVRCLAKRTMRYSEIRRTIGGISQKMLTQTLRELEADGLIDRMVHPVVPPKVEYSLTDLGRTLVEPLTALGHWAESHSEDIEIANRRYAEKEKISA from the coding sequence ATGCCTATCCATGATCCCGAGGTGTTTTGTGTTGATTGCCCAGGTCGAAAAATTCTAGCGCGCCTCATGAGCAAGTGGACGGGCCTTGTCGTTCGTTGTCTTGCAAAGCGCACCATGCGCTACTCGGAAATCAGAAGGACCATCGGGGGTATTTCGCAGAAAATGTTGACGCAGACACTTCGCGAGCTTGAGGCCGACGGGCTAATCGACAGAATGGTGCACCCTGTCGTTCCCCCCAAGGTGGAATATTCGCTGACCGATCTGGGGCGCACCCTTGTTGAGCCGCTAACCGCACTGGGGCATTGGGCCGAATCGCACTCAGAGGATATAGAAATAGCAAACCGGCGCTATGCGGAAAAAGAGAAAATTTCGGCCTAA
- a CDS encoding MBL fold metallo-hydrolase, which yields MELILLGTGSPPPDPSTSGHADGIVVNDRLYLLDAGRNVCRQISAAGYPVQEVDHLLFTHFHSDHFTGFADFYITRWLFGAQRSLKVWGPGPVEEHVKRMLHYYEYDIEIRAKEGKPREGLGIEVTTLAPGDEFELDDIQIKVDKGTHHGNVDDILSYRFEADGRVIVIASDGGPTEKLVPLAKGADVLVMHPCLPDMIVELIGQTPEMAKIIAGHHAKTDEIGQVATDAEVGMVILSHLTPPRAPEELVVEEVSRHFNGKIVLGRDLQRF from the coding sequence ATGGAACTAATCCTTCTGGGGACCGGCTCGCCCCCCCCCGATCCTTCCACCAGCGGTCACGCTGACGGCATTGTGGTGAATGATCGTCTTTATCTTCTCGATGCGGGGCGAAACGTATGCCGCCAGATATCGGCCGCAGGCTACCCGGTTCAAGAAGTTGATCACCTCCTCTTCACGCATTTTCACTCGGACCATTTTACGGGTTTCGCGGATTTCTACATCACCCGCTGGCTCTTTGGCGCACAGAGGTCTCTCAAGGTTTGGGGCCCCGGCCCCGTCGAGGAGCACGTCAAGCGTATGCTCCACTACTACGAGTATGACATCGAAATTCGCGCCAAAGAGGGCAAGCCGAGGGAGGGGTTGGGTATCGAGGTGACGACGCTCGCCCCCGGTGATGAGTTTGAGCTAGATGACATCCAGATTAAGGTTGATAAAGGCACCCATCATGGCAACGTAGACGACATACTCTCCTACCGCTTTGAGGCGGATGGGCGCGTTATCGTTATTGCGAGCGATGGGGGGCCAACAGAAAAACTGGTGCCTCTCGCCAAGGGAGCCGATGTGCTTGTCATGCACCCGTGTCTCCCCGATATGATCGTTGAGTTGATAGGGCAGACCCCCGAAATGGCCAAAATTATAGCGGGTCACCATGCCAAGACTGATGAAATAGGGCAGGTGGCGACGGACGCCGAGGTGGGGATGGTGATTTTATCTCACCTGACGCCGCCCAGGGCGCCCGAGGAATTGGTGGTAGAGGAGGTGTCCCGCCATTTTAACGGGAAGATAGTTCTCGGCCGCGATCTCCAACGATTTTAA
- a CDS encoding MBL fold metallo-hydrolase: protein MKLVSRRILLTGLLLSMALAALPTRLQAAPKSPKRSIKKISGDLYRFQNNFHFSVFFVTADGIVVADPINKGAASWLKGELKKRFNKPVKYLIYSHDHQDHISGGEVFADTATVIAHKNAKADIVGEKRPTATPDITFSDKMTLSLGGKQIELTYVGKSHSDNMVVMRFPAERTLYACDFVAVKSVGFKKLSDAYLPEWIDAIKVVEGLDFDTLATCHGKMGKMSDVKDQRGFYEDLYGAVLKAAQAGKSLEEMKASIKLEKYKSWGRYKNYLPLNVEGVYNQLKLHRRPTRHRRR from the coding sequence ATGAAACTGGTTTCCCGCAGGATATTGCTAACAGGACTACTCCTATCAATGGCGCTCGCGGCCCTTCCAACCCGCCTCCAGGCCGCCCCAAAATCTCCAAAAAGATCTATCAAGAAAATCTCAGGAGATCTCTATCGTTTTCAGAACAATTTCCATTTTTCAGTTTTTTTTGTAACAGCTGATGGTATCGTCGTAGCCGATCCCATAAATAAAGGTGCTGCCTCCTGGCTTAAAGGAGAACTCAAAAAAAGATTCAACAAGCCGGTTAAATACCTAATTTACAGCCACGATCACCAAGACCACATCTCGGGCGGTGAAGTATTCGCCGACACCGCCACCGTCATCGCACACAAAAATGCCAAAGCCGACATTGTTGGCGAAAAACGACCTACGGCGACTCCCGACATCACCTTCTCGGACAAAATGACTCTCTCCCTCGGGGGAAAACAAATAGAACTCACCTATGTTGGAAAGAGCCATTCCGACAATATGGTCGTCATGCGCTTTCCCGCCGAACGCACGCTTTACGCCTGCGATTTTGTGGCCGTAAAAAGTGTGGGCTTCAAAAAATTGAGCGACGCCTATCTTCCCGAGTGGATCGATGCGATCAAGGTTGTCGAGGGCCTCGATTTTGACACCCTGGCCACCTGCCACGGGAAAATGGGTAAAATGAGCGATGTGAAGGACCAGCGAGGGTTTTACGAAGACCTTTACGGCGCCGTCCTGAAAGCTGCCCAGGCGGGTAAGTCTTTAGAGGAAATGAAAGCCTCCATTAAACTGGAAAAATACAAGAGCTGGGGGCGATACAAAAACTACCTTCCCCTTAACGTCGAGGGCGTCTACAACCAGTTAAAACTCCACCGCCGCCCTACCCGCCATCGCAGGCGGTAG
- a CDS encoding ABC transporter permease subunit: MTTETTTAVASPEAEKEQNFLIRWIIDPAIFLRVFSVLLVVGGWEAMGQAGQISPAVFSYPSAITYAFFELILNGQMLAAAKESIIILVAGLGTAIPAGIVIGILMGRFKYCEYLFDTYVYALYATPVVALAFPIAMVLGVDFAGKTTIVIFFAIMPVIVNCFHGVKNVDPFLMEVTKSFCSNEAQRWRDLIFPSMVPYLVAGLGLAFGRGLVGMVVAEFLMSISGLGALSQDYVGELELDKGLAPVVLLMITGIVLTKFVNIAENRFSSWRTRRDA, encoded by the coding sequence ATGACAACAGAAACTACTACAGCTGTCGCTTCTCCCGAGGCAGAAAAAGAGCAGAATTTTCTTATTCGGTGGATTATCGACCCCGCCATATTTCTCCGCGTGTTTTCGGTTCTTCTTGTCGTAGGTGGCTGGGAGGCGATGGGACAGGCAGGCCAGATTTCACCCGCCGTATTCAGTTATCCCAGTGCTATTACATACGCTTTTTTTGAGCTGATCTTGAATGGCCAAATGTTGGCCGCAGCCAAGGAGAGCATTATCATTCTCGTAGCTGGTCTTGGCACCGCCATCCCGGCCGGGATCGTGATTGGCATCTTGATGGGTCGATTTAAGTATTGTGAGTACCTGTTCGATACATATGTCTATGCGCTATATGCAACGCCAGTTGTGGCGTTGGCTTTTCCGATCGCGATGGTTCTCGGTGTGGATTTCGCGGGAAAAACCACCATTGTCATCTTCTTCGCTATCATGCCCGTTATTGTGAACTGCTTTCATGGCGTCAAGAACGTTGATCCGTTTTTGATGGAGGTGACGAAATCTTTTTGCTCTAATGAGGCGCAGCGCTGGCGCGATCTGATTTTTCCCTCAATGGTGCCCTACTTGGTGGCGGGCCTCGGTCTGGCTTTTGGCCGCGGTCTGGTGGGGATGGTGGTCGCAGAATTTTTGATGAGTATTTCGGGACTAGGTGCGCTGAGTCAGGATTATGTTGGAGAGCTTGAACTCGACAAGGGGCTCGCGCCGGTGGTGTTGTTGATGATCACTGGCATCGTGCTAACGAAATTTGTGAATATTGCCGAAAATAGATTCTCCTCGTGGCGAACGAGGAGAGATGCATAA